One window of Bacillus sp. THAF10 genomic DNA carries:
- a CDS encoding stage V sporulation protein AE produces MIKKRVILVTDGDVYAKKTIQYVATRYGGRCISASFGNPTSLGGEELVKLILQAKSEPVFVMFDDSGFLGEGAGEKALRYVATHPQMEVLGVIAVASKTHQSEWTKVHLTIDRELHVSSHGVDKSGIQEMDIGRINGDTVYCLDELHFPLIVGIGDIGKMARRDDVKMGAPITCKAVEIILERNGYDVSQWNGKNADITEIDE; encoded by the coding sequence ATGATAAAAAAACGGGTCATCTTAGTTACAGATGGAGATGTTTATGCAAAAAAAACCATCCAATATGTTGCCACTCGTTATGGCGGGAGATGCATATCAGCTTCTTTTGGGAATCCAACCAGTTTAGGTGGAGAGGAGTTGGTTAAGCTTATCCTGCAAGCGAAAAGTGAACCTGTTTTTGTCATGTTTGATGATAGTGGTTTTTTAGGAGAGGGAGCGGGAGAAAAAGCTTTACGGTATGTCGCAACCCATCCTCAAATGGAGGTGCTCGGTGTTATTGCTGTTGCATCAAAGACACACCAGTCAGAGTGGACAAAAGTCCATCTGACCATTGACAGAGAGCTACATGTATCTTCCCATGGTGTTGATAAAAGTGGAATACAAGAGATGGATATAGGAAGAATAAACGGTGATACGGTCTATTGTCTGGATGAGCTTCATTTTCCTCTCATTGTCGGGATAGGTGACATTGGAAAAATGGCCAGAAGAGATGATGTGAAAATGGGAGCCCCCATTACATGTAAAGCAGTAGAAATTATTTTAGAAAGGAATGGGTATGATGTCTCACAATGGAATGGAAAAAACGCCGATATCACCGAAATTGACGAATAA
- a CDS encoding stage V sporulation protein AA, translating into MEKPLYIRLHHRIQARPEKLVRLEDIAQLVAEEEIINKVSGLEIYKLSAKDKSIKVLDVMKVMEKLHQLDSSLDIQTFGPAQTIVEIPYKSKQFRPMFFLAVWLLLFLGAALAIMNFHEDVSMRVVHQKIFKTITGLDDEKPLLLQIPYSIGLGLGMVLFFNHVFRKRINEEPSPLEVEMFNYQQDLDQYVIMHEQKENSKKIDDH; encoded by the coding sequence ATGGAAAAACCGTTGTACATTCGCCTTCATCATCGGATTCAAGCTCGACCTGAGAAATTAGTAAGGTTGGAGGATATTGCACAGTTAGTAGCAGAGGAAGAAATCATTAATAAAGTTAGCGGATTAGAAATTTACAAGCTATCAGCCAAAGATAAATCGATAAAGGTGTTAGATGTGATGAAAGTCATGGAAAAGCTGCACCAATTAGATTCTAGCCTTGATATTCAAACATTTGGTCCTGCCCAAACAATTGTAGAAATTCCATACAAGTCAAAACAATTCCGACCGATGTTTTTCCTTGCTGTTTGGCTCCTATTATTTCTTGGTGCAGCGCTTGCCATCATGAATTTTCATGAGGATGTAAGTATGAGAGTCGTGCATCAAAAGATCTTCAAAACCATTACAGGTTTGGATGATGAAAAACCATTATTACTGCAAATCCCGTACTCTATCGGTTTGGGATTAGGAATGGTTTTGTTTTTTAATCATGTGTTTAGAAAAAGGATAAATGAAGAGCCAAGTCCCCTTGAAGTAGAAATGTTCAATTATCAACAAGACTTAGATCAATATGTCATCATGCATGAACAAAAGGAGAATTCAAAAAAAATTGATGACCATTAA
- a CDS encoding stage V sporulation protein AB, which translates to MTINIIFVVFLGLAGGLAVGSGFVAFLAVLGIIPRLTQLTKTVKFLHSYEWGVIGGALFGSWISLNHVTFHFPSFLAIPIGLFCGVFIGLLAAALTEVLNVLPILAKRIGVDGQMAILLMAIVFGKIIGSLYHWLVFVNL; encoded by the coding sequence ATGACCATTAACATCATTTTTGTTGTGTTTTTAGGATTGGCAGGGGGGCTGGCTGTTGGTTCAGGGTTTGTTGCATTCTTAGCAGTGTTAGGTATCATCCCAAGGCTCACACAGCTTACCAAAACAGTGAAATTTCTGCATAGCTACGAATGGGGAGTGATTGGAGGGGCACTTTTTGGAAGCTGGATTAGTTTAAATCATGTTACATTTCATTTTCCCTCCTTTCTAGCTATCCCTATCGGTTTGTTTTGCGGCGTTTTTATTGGTCTCCTTGCAGCAGCTTTAACAGAAGTGCTCAACGTTTTACCGATTTTGGCAAAACGAATTGGAGTGGATGGTCAAATGGCAATTCTACTGATGGCCATCGTTTTCGGGAAAATTATTGGTTCTTTATATCACTGGCTCGTGTTTGTCAATTTGTAA
- a CDS encoding LacI family DNA-binding transcriptional regulator: MATIRDIAEKAGVSIATVSRVLNHDETLSVADETKKRVFEVAQSLNYKTLRERNVQQPSSKEVMRIGLIHWYSEVQELGDPYYMAIRLGVEQECFQRKMELVKLFKQGDNFETEWLEGLDGIIALGKFGEAEIDRISKGTDHIVFVDYSPKNQEHDSVVSDFRTSTLEVLEYLQGAGHTRIGYIGGVEYLNGTEKIKDEREQTFFEYMSMRNLYNPSFLHTGKFTAEDGYRLMKEALSMSERPTAYLVGSDSMAVGCLRALHEKMVRVPEEISIVSFNDIPTSAFLHPPLTTVKVHTEFMGETAVELLLERMNTKRSISKKVVVPTKLMLRDSVKNIIE, from the coding sequence ATGGCAACCATTAGAGATATTGCGGAAAAAGCCGGTGTTTCAATTGCAACTGTATCAAGAGTGCTAAATCATGATGAAACGCTATCTGTAGCTGATGAGACGAAAAAACGTGTGTTTGAAGTAGCGCAATCGTTAAATTACAAAACGTTGCGTGAGAGGAATGTTCAACAACCCTCTTCAAAAGAAGTAATGAGAATAGGGCTAATTCACTGGTATTCAGAAGTGCAGGAGCTAGGAGACCCTTATTATATGGCCATTAGGCTCGGTGTAGAACAGGAATGTTTCCAACGTAAAATGGAACTTGTGAAGTTGTTCAAGCAAGGCGATAATTTTGAGACGGAATGGTTGGAAGGATTAGATGGAATCATAGCTCTTGGGAAATTTGGAGAAGCAGAAATAGACAGAATTTCAAAGGGTACCGATCACATTGTGTTTGTCGATTATTCTCCGAAAAATCAGGAGCATGACTCTGTAGTAAGTGACTTTCGGACATCTACACTTGAAGTCTTGGAGTACTTGCAAGGAGCAGGGCATACGAGAATAGGGTATATCGGCGGTGTTGAGTACCTTAATGGCACCGAGAAAATTAAGGATGAGAGAGAACAGACTTTCTTTGAATATATGTCCATGCGCAATTTATATAATCCTTCTTTTCTTCATACAGGTAAATTTACAGCAGAGGATGGGTATCGCCTTATGAAAGAGGCGCTTTCTATGTCCGAACGTCCCACAGCATACTTAGTTGGAAGTGATTCCATGGCGGTAGGATGCTTAAGAGCACTTCATGAAAAGATGGTAAGGGTTCCTGAGGAAATCTCCATTGTAAGTTTTAACGATATCCCTACTTCAGCATTCCTTCATCCACCATTAACTACGGTAAAAGTTCATACTGAGTTTATGGGTGAGACAGCGGTTGAACTTCTTTTAGAACGGATGAATACAAAGCGCTCCATTTCAAAAAAAGTGGTTGTTCCGACAAAATTGATGTTACGTGATAGTGTGAAGAACATAATAGAATAG
- the spoVAC gene encoding stage V sporulation protein AC gives MKRNYQQSIKKFQPKPPYLINCIKAFVVGGFICLIGQGIQNFYMFAFDFSEENVGNPTVATLILISALLTGLGVYDKLGQFAGAGSAVPVTGFANSMTSAALEHRSEGLVLGAATNMFKLAGSVIVFGVVAAYVVGIFRYLIHQIFG, from the coding sequence ATGAAAAGAAATTATCAACAAAGCATCAAAAAGTTTCAACCGAAGCCTCCTTATCTTATTAATTGTATAAAGGCATTCGTAGTTGGCGGATTTATTTGTTTGATAGGGCAAGGAATCCAAAATTTTTATATGTTTGCCTTTGATTTTTCTGAAGAAAACGTCGGAAATCCAACAGTTGCAACTTTAATTCTTATCTCTGCCTTATTAACTGGCTTAGGAGTTTACGACAAACTCGGTCAATTTGCTGGTGCTGGCTCGGCCGTTCCGGTAACTGGCTTTGCTAACTCGATGACAAGTGCAGCATTAGAGCACCGAAGTGAAGGTTTGGTTTTAGGTGCTGCCACAAATATGTTCAAGCTTGCAGGTAGTGTCATTGTGTTTGGTGTTGTTGCTGCTTATGTTGTCGGTATTTTTCGGTATCTTATTCATCAAATTTTTGGTTAG
- the spoVAD gene encoding stage V sporulation protein AD produces the protein MRLVGKQSWVFENPVYINSSGTAVGPKEAEGPLGQLFDKTYKELHCGEDNWELAERRLMEQSINECLSKMNLEYRDIDFFLAGDLLNQNVTANYVARHHQIPFLCMFGACSTSMETLAVGAAMVDGGFANRVLASTSSHNATAERQFRYPTEYGGQKPASATYTVTGSGTALLSREPSPIRITSATIGRVIDLGITNPFDMGAAMAPAAADTIQAHFQDLQEHPDSYDLIVTGDLSGVGSPIVKELLKEEGYDISIKHSDCGLMIYRQDQKVFAGGSGCGCCAVVTYAHLLNELRTGFMKKILVVATGALLSPTMIQQKESIPTIAHGVVLERVET, from the coding sequence ATGCGGTTAGTTGGAAAGCAAAGCTGGGTGTTTGAAAATCCCGTTTATATCAATTCCAGTGGAACAGCAGTTGGACCGAAAGAAGCGGAAGGACCATTAGGCCAGCTTTTTGATAAAACCTATAAAGAGCTTCATTGCGGGGAGGATAATTGGGAGCTTGCTGAAAGAAGACTGATGGAGCAGTCTATTAACGAATGCTTGTCTAAAATGAACTTAGAATATCGTGACATCGATTTTTTTTTAGCAGGAGATCTGTTGAATCAAAATGTCACCGCCAATTATGTGGCAAGGCACCATCAAATTCCTTTTCTTTGTATGTTTGGAGCATGCTCCACCTCCATGGAAACGTTAGCCGTTGGAGCAGCAATGGTTGATGGAGGCTTTGCAAATAGAGTTCTTGCATCTACTAGCAGCCATAATGCCACGGCAGAAAGACAATTTCGTTACCCTACGGAATACGGCGGACAAAAACCAGCATCCGCAACCTATACTGTCACGGGTTCCGGTACCGCACTCCTAAGTAGGGAGCCTAGTCCCATTAGAATAACCTCAGCCACCATTGGTAGGGTGATTGATCTTGGCATCACCAACCCTTTTGATATGGGGGCAGCTATGGCACCAGCCGCGGCTGATACCATTCAAGCCCATTTTCAGGATTTACAGGAGCATCCTGACAGCTACGATTTAATTGTTACAGGTGACCTCTCAGGTGTCGGCAGCCCTATTGTAAAAGAACTGCTCAAAGAAGAAGGGTATGATATTTCCATTAAACACAGCGATTGTGGATTGATGATATACAGGCAAGATCAAAAAGTATTTGCTGGAGGCAGCGGCTGTGGTTGCTGTGCAGTTGTCACCTATGCACATTTACTAAATGAGCTGAGAACAGGCTTTATGAAAAAAATATTAGTAGTAGCAACTGGTGCCCTTTTAAGTCCAACCATGATTCAACAAAAAGAATCCATCCCAACCATTGCTCATGGGGTGGTGCTAGAAAGGGTGGAAACTTAA
- the spoVAE gene encoding stage V sporulation protein AE codes for MEYLIAFLVGGLICVIGQVLLDVAKLTPAHVMSSFVVAGAILDGFGLYDKLIDFAGAGATVPITSFGHSLLHGAMHQSEKHGFIGIGMGIFELTSAGISASILFAFLVALIFKPKG; via the coding sequence ATGGAATACTTAATCGCATTTTTAGTTGGTGGATTAATTTGTGTGATTGGACAGGTTTTACTGGATGTTGCCAAATTGACACCAGCTCACGTTATGAGCTCCTTTGTAGTAGCAGGAGCAATCCTAGATGGATTTGGGTTATATGACAAGCTAATCGATTTTGCTGGAGCAGGAGCCACGGTTCCTATCACTAGCTTTGGACATTCTCTCTTACACGGTGCCATGCATCAGTCAGAAAAACATGGTTTTATTGGAATAGGAATGGGGATTTTTGAACTAACTTCAGCTGGTATTTCAGCAAGCATTCTATTTGCTTTTCTAGTGGCGCTTATTTTTAAGCCGAAAGGATAG